The genomic DNA CAGCATCCTCAACAGGAAATGGAAACAATCATAGTGCCTACCCCACAGAGacttttgtgaggattaaaccaAATCTTGCACACAAAGTATTTAGAGAGTTCTGGACAGAGTGATTGATTGCTCATAGGCTATGACaaatatcattgttattattctaATTGTGTCATAAGGAAGAATATCATGTTCATCTTGTCTTTTTAGACAAATTACattaaaacttaacatttttttcctccacttgtttttcaaaaggcaaaatCAAGAACATCTTTCAAGAAGGTAGCATAAGTTCTTCCGCTGTCATGGTGCTGGTGAACGCTGTGTACTTCAAGGGCAAGTGGGAGTCGGCCTTCTCCAAGAACGAAACCCTAAATTGCCGTTTCAGATCTCCCAAGGTATGGAAATCTATTCAATTAAGATTCTTTTGCCAATACTATtcctacacttgatcttagccaaaaggccgagaagcgattgcCAATAGTATTCCTTTGCAGAAATTATGATATTTACATAGACAAAGGATGGACTCATCatttctttgctcctttcttcCACTGCTCACCAATGCTTTGTGGTGGATTGCTTATAAAACACACTTTCTATTCTCCTGATAATGCAGGTTATGGATCACAATTGGAGGTATCCCAGAAAttgacatttcttaaaatatattcaaaattgaGAAAGGTAATAAAGTACGAATTCATTTTTAAGATATTCTAGTTGGATGCCTGTAAGAAGAAAATGGGACAAAAGTGTGTCCCgtatttttcttctgattctaACTGTGGGTGGGGTGTACGGTTCTAGTAATTTAATATCGATGATTTTTCCCAAGTCAAAGTGAGGgtgcatttgtttccttttacagaggaagaagttATGTTTAGTAACGTTATACATTTCCAAGTGTCAGTCCTAATCAACTTttgtaaaatatgtattcttgtgttttttgtttgctttttgtttttaccaatttGTACACAATAATCTTAGAGTATAGTAGAAGCATCAAGGCTTTGGAGTCGGAAGTACTGTGTTAGGGTCCCTGCCTCGTGTCACAGAATCTGCGTTGTCCTAGGCAAGTCAGCTTAACCACCGTAGACCTTCCTACCCTCACAAATAAGGCGATTCCGCTAACTGACCTGTAAAGTTTTTTTCAATCATTCAGCCTTTTGTGTTCATGCAGAGAAGGCTAAACTTGATAAATATTGCTATGAAtactgaaaatgttttctctcattggAGGTAAAATACAGACCAGTACAATCAAAATCACACAATTTTAGATGAGGTCTTATTAAAAAACCTATagcattcattttaaattataattctatttaataattattcattACTTATTATATAGACATTTTCAGGTAAAACACTAGGTGCAAGGCCATGTACCAAGTTCTAGGTATATTAAGTCACATCATCTCTACAATGGTCCTATGCAGTAGAGACTATTTTTACCCGCATTAtatggatgaggaaatggaagcacagagaagtgCTAGCCCAAAGCTATACATCTGGGAGTTTTAAACCCAGGCAGTTAATCCCAAAGCTGGGAACCAATGCAATGCAATCACTATTGGCAACAGGTCAGGAAGAATCTACTGAATCGACTGGACAAAGACTAAAgactattcttattttattgtgaaataaggtgggcttataaaatgttttttgtgaCTTGACTTTCAGTGTCCTGGGAAAGCAATCACCATGATGCACCAAGAACGGAAGTTCAATTTGTCTGTCATTAGGGACCCGCCCATGCAAGTTGTTGAGCTCAAGTATCATGGCGGCATAAGCATGTACATAATGCTGCCCGAGAATGACCTGTCCCAAGTAAGTTACTACTGCCACTTTCACTACTGGGGACTTAGAagatttttaagatattattgattGTGTTTTTATACATCCACTTGATGATTTCAGGCTGTAAGAATCAGAGATTTGCCTGCTGATTcctttatttgacaaatatttaaggagtacctactctgtgcctgACACCATTATAGATAGATGCTGAGATTGACTTACTTCAGGTTAGCCTAAATTTTAGTTGAATATCTATGAAATTGGCACCCCCTCAAACCTCAGCGTTGGAGGGAAAAGGGTATGAGTTTAGGTCTTTGCACTTGACCATCAAAACAGTCTTGCATGTGCTATTAGAACTTTGATAGACTGACCATTTTAGGCAGGAATGATACAGTGGGGTTTTGGGCCTTTGAGCATCAAAATGTACGGTCTCACCGAGTTTCTGTGTCTCTGCGAAAAGCGTAGGTTAGGGACTGCCCTGTGACTGATGTAGCCAGAGCAACAGACCAGCACAGTGCAAGGGACAAAAAGAGGCATCCCAGGGGCCCCACAAGGCCACATGGCATCACCATGTCTCAGATCCTGATTTTCTTcctgtccttctttctcatttcctccctGTGAATTTGGCCTCTTAAGCCTGTGACCTGAAATCCCAGAAGCCTGGATCTTTGGTTGCTCTCTGTAGTTCCAATCAGAAGGAATAATAGACGCCATTcagtgagcacctactgtgtgccgggccGTGTGCTCTGAGCCTCGTTCATGTTGTCTTATTTGGTCCACACAGCAGCCATGTGGGATAGGGAAAGGAGGCTCATGGGATTTGGTCAATTTGTCTGATAAATACCTATgtacaaatgtgtgtgtatgtgtgtatgcacatatatcAACTACCCTAAAAAGTTACatctaaagtttaaaatatttttgtgttttgattcgTAAAATAATGAATGTTGCTTGTAAGTaaaaagaatatggagaaatgCTCCTCCTACCCAGAGGCATTATTTTCCATTCCATCTTTTTCCTATGATTTAGAAACTTTGCACTTTAAAACTTGGGACATGTAATTTCTACAGGGACAAAACCACCCaatcattttaatgattttcatttagcttcattttaattacctttttggACATGGACAGCAAGAAGAATGCCATAAAGTTGCTATTATTAAATCTAAAGTTGACAATGTAAAATATTGGTATTCCTATGAAATCAATAATTCACTCGATAATCTTTATCAACATTTTAGCGCACATCGATTATTTTAACTTCAAATAATCTACAGTAATAGAGAAAGTAGCCCATATAAAGCAAACAGTAGATAACTCGAAAGATAGATTTGTTCTTACACGTATTgtctgagtttttcttttctgtcatggATTTTCCTAATGATGTTTCAATGAGATTAATATAAATCCACTATATACCTACATTATCCTACATAATGGAATAATGAGGAAGTTGGCTTTACAGTGAGCCatcaaatgaggaaaaaattCTGAGTCAGAATGAGATGTTATTACCGACTAACCATGAACTGGATAATTtacacacataaaatttaaattaggcTAAATTTGATTATATAAGTTTAGGTTCTTGATAAGGATAGCTGTGAAAGGCTGTTTAGGATTCTAGTGAGCCTGAATTTGAGAACAAATGTCTATATATAAGATTTGTAATCAGTGTGCGTGTGACTAGTCTCTGATCAGTTCTCTGTATTCAGGAGTTGGTGAATTCCACTCATGAATCATCTGGGGCAACAGTGGTGCTGGAGAGAGAGCCGTGGGCTCCTAGCTGTGTAACTGAGGTGCCCACCTATGCAGTGCAGCACATTTCCTTACAATGTCTTGAACTTCAGTTGTCAAGTTGGGTAGGAGAGTGGGTTTGGATCCAAGCCTCCCAGATGGTGTAGGTGATGGTGCTGGAAGGTAGTGATCACCTAAACCCTCGAAGCTAGAGCTCTGGGCTCCTTGCCTTGGGCCACCTGGGGTCCATTGGTTCTTCCAGCAAGCTGTGCAAACATGATCATTTTCTATGTCTTTAGTGATGGGAAATGGTCGAGAAATGCTGACTTAAATGACCACtgatttcctttctccctctgatGATCTCTGATACCCTAATTGCTTCACTTGCCCATTGTTCCACTTTGGCTGTATTTGTGGCTATATTTGTTTGTATGGGGGCAGAGAACAGAAATGCCTGGAAATACAAGTCACACCTTGTCACAGCAGAGCAAATTAAACAAGTGATTTAATAGAATGCTTGAACTGTTCGTGTTAATAGTTTCCCATTTTCAGACTCTCCAAAATCCATTCACATACTTACATGCAAATATCTAGGAGAGGATAATTATGGAAAACTGTCTTTGTAGTTGATGATGTTTTATCTCTCTCTTAAgcatatggttctttttttttttttttgagagagagagagagagtgtgtgggagagcaggggaggggcagagagagggggagagcactAGCaggcgagaggggcagagggaaagagagagagagagagagagagagagagagagaatgaatatcaagcaggctccatgctcagtgcagagtctgatgtcggacttgatcccacaaccctgggatcatgacctgagtcaaaatgaagATTCCCATGCTCagccagctgggccacccagatgtGCCTTAAGCATATGATTCTAAATTGCCTTTTCAACATTCCTACAGATTGAAAACAAGCTGACCTTTCGGAATCTAATGCAGTGGACCGATCCGAGAAAAATGAGCTCTCAGTATGTCGAGGTGTTTCTCCCTCGGTTCAAGATAGAGAAGAATTATGAAATCAAGCATCATTTAAGAGCCCTGGGGCTGAAGGACATCTTTGATGAATCCAGAGCTGATCTCTCCGGTGTAGCTGCTGGAGGTCGTCTGTATGTGTCCAAAATGATGCACAAGTCATACATAGAGGTTGCTGAGGAGGGCACGGAGGCGGCCGCCGCCACAGGGAATAACATAGTTGAAAAGCAGCTCCCTGAGTCCAGGGTGTTCAGAGCTGATCACCCGTTCCTCTTTGTCATCAGGAAGGATGACATCATCTTGTTTAGCGGCAAAGTCTCTTGCCCTTGAAAATCCTGTTGGTTTCTATTACAGTAGTTCCCTGCAACATCAAGGAACCACCACAAGGGAATAGATTTGAGTGTGACGGAAGCACGTGGTGTTTCCCTTGCATTTGCTTCCTTCTAATATTGGTCGGGCAGATGATTTGGGTGTCTTGACCCTTCGCAGCCACCTGGTTGCTTGTCCTGATCCCGCTTTAGTCTTTCTACTACCGTGTGCCTCGCCCGTTTCTAAGTTCACTCTCTTTTTACCCCCACTCATTCCCGCcattctcccctggagcccctTGCACCCAGAGCTGGGCCCCGTCTGGGAACTGTGGAGTTGCTCTGCTGGCAGTGACGATGCAGAAGCGGCCCTCGGATCTTGTCTGAAACTCTGTAGTTATCCCAGCTACTGGATATGGATATCCCAGCTACTCTGGTTTCATGGTTAATGAGCTTGGAAGGAAGCCCACCTACTGAACCTGGGTGTGAGGGATAACCTTTCCTTGCCGACCTAAGAAGACAGTAGAGCTTACTTTCACACATCTGATTTGAAATCAGTGTCTAATTTagatgctaaaaactatagattTGGGATTAGGGGACAACGAAAATATTTCGTCAATAACTTCAAGTTGATGTCTTTTGGTCTTTCCTtgatacagactttttttttccttgatagaGACTTAATATGTACatagtttttcaaatattaaatatcttttcacTACTGCCATTTGTTATTTACAGTAGATATCTCATGTGCTGTGTAGTTTACAAGTTTTTCCTCTTAtttatcagaataaataaatacaacagagCTGGACAGTGTGATTGTTCTCCTCTAACCAATGGTGAGACTACCAGCACTTTCTTTATCTGGTAGGCCAAGCAAACAAGCAACAAGCGGAAAGAATGCTTTTTAAGTATAAATCTGATTTGGTTCAATGTTGCTAATTTATTACACACGAAAGTTACTTTTACAGACACATAGGCTGATAAGGTAATTTTAAATACTAAGATTGAAGTTCATTAGGAAAAGGATTTGcatatgtgaatatttataataAGACATAAGTAGCTTTACAAAACAGATCAAAAATAAGTTGAGAAACAgatcaaaaataagtaactttaCAAAACAGATCAAAAAATAAGCTGAACtcatttagaattttataaaCAGGAACAGCCTATTGACTTATGTTTTTATCACAGAAGACTTTCACCTGAATAGAAACTAAATAAATCTGGATAGTCTATAGCATGGCATTGTGGTGCATAAAACTAGCCCTGGCAGCTATTtgattttcaaccattattttgGAGTCCGTGAATACAGCACGAATGAGTTAATGTGACACGATTTGACAGATGTAGAAAAACCCTCGACCGAATAATCACTAACCTGCCACACCTGAAATAACTATTGTGTCTTTAAGAGATATttatggtggggggtggggggagtgaaaTTAACTGGTATGCAtcggtatctttttttttcaggaactGATTTTTCTGATTAACCCCATTCCCACCTATTGCCATTCAAAAATGACATACTTCTAGATTCTGCTCTTAGATGATAAAGATACAGGATGAGGGTACAGGAGCATGAGTGGTGACGGTAGCCATAATGTTCAGAAGCATGGATGCTCCTCTCTGCTGATAGCATTTTCTGTGGGACTCGCAGCTACTGAGGTTTGAAGCAAGCATCAGGAAGACTTTGGTCAGGTCTGTAAGGAGATAGTTTGGAAAAACTCGTAGAAGCTTGCCCTACAATTTCGGTTGGTTGGTGCTGCCCATATGGCCACCTCACGGTTAAGGACCCTAGCTCACGCAGAGAAGGTCTACCTTGTCTAGTCATGATCTAGGCTTAGTTTGGTGTTACTTTCACAAGTCTGTAACTGTTGTCAGTACACCCCTGGCTCAGTGACAGCAAAGGTAACAGCTGTTGAATTTCGTGTTTAGCATTGAACTTCATGCTTCTTGAGGCAGGAGCCATGCCTGATTTGTTTCTATAACCAACACCTCTAGAACAATGCTTAATATATAACAGTCACTCATTGTGTCTTTAAAATAAGTGTAGTTGTGAGTCCCAAGGGTGTGATTTGAGACGGAAATGAGACCTCAGGGACCACTTTGGTATAAGATCGAGTCATTgatcttgtaattgatttctttttatacaaagactactttttatcttttagggtcatatttttttttcaacctgcTTATTTATCCATAAGTATTTCCAAATCTCTTCTTCACTTACTCAAAATTCTCTCTCTGTATGATCCCATCTAAACACGTGGCTTCTGTAATAGCTGATGACACCTATCTCTATGTGTAACTTCACCCAAATTCACTACTGCCTCCTGAAACGTCCACCTGAAACTACACATGTCTCAGCTAAAACACATCACCATCCCCCACATGATCTTCTTGGGGACCCACCTTTAGTTAAGGACAAATGTTTTCTAAAACTCCAAACTCAAAACATCAAGATTATCTTCGTGTATTCCTTCTTTTTCACACTGGAACTGTTTGCTGGTCTTACTACTAAAACGTCTCTTgaatttatctctttttctttcttcccatgaGCACTGCTTGAGTTTAGGCAAATTCAAACTACTTCTGTAGTTTGTTGCttatcttttcttcctgcttcttgtGACTTGTATTTCCCTTTCACTCTTAAGCCCAAAGTTGTGAAGATTACTGTTTCCTTCTtaagaacaaaattttaatgtttatttatttttgagagagagagagagagagagagagagagagaatgaacgggggaggggcagagagacagggagtcacagaatccaaagcaggctctagactctgacctgtcagcacagagcacaatgcggggctcaaacccatgaacctcaagatcatgacctgagccaaagttggacccttaactgactgagccacccaggtgccccagagatttCTGTTTTCATCCGTAGATGCCAGTTATCTTCCTGAAACACAGAAAGAAGACTGTCTTATAAAAGACTTGATTCCTCTTCACCACCTAAAGACAGTCTAAACTCCTGCATGGCACTGCAGGCCTTCCCCAATTTTCCTTATCCTCCTCTTTACCTCATTTAGCCACTTAGCCACTCTCCGACAAGACTCTGAACTCAACACACCTTGGACTAATTGAAAACCAAATCCAATATTTCATGTTGTTCAACCTGTCCCTTCTGAGTGACATACTCTCCCCATCTTCGCTTAATATCCATCCAGTTGTTCAAACATCTGACCACGTTCATATTCCCTGGGAAGATCTCTATTCGAGTAGACTCAAAAAACACATCGTGCCTCCTTTTACGAGAGCTACGCTCACATTTCTTGCTGTGTTCTGTTAGTGGGTATGTGTGCGCGCACGTGGCTAGGTTATAAGCTCTTTAAAGGCAGGGTATGGCATATGGTTGGTATGGTGAGTGTCCCTTCCTCATCTCAAATCAATAGGTCCTCTAAAGGAcccaagaaaagacaaaactcagAGAGCGTGGCATAGATGGAGGCTCTGGCCAGATAGTGGGAACCCTTGCCAGCACGTTGTCAGTGCCTCCTTGAGGGCGTGCCGCGCAAGTCAGGTGCCAAAGCCAATCTAAAGGCAAGCTCTCAAAGGTGGGTGAGAGCACTGTTGGATCTTCTATGTTTGCAGGAACGGGAAGAAGCTGTTTTCCACCCATTCTTCAATGAAGAGGAAGAGCAACATTGTCGTCGTCCTTACCCACCGTCACTGCTTCatcatttccaaaatgttttcgcGGACCCCATCTCGATTCTGCTCACAGTCCTGTAAGGTGGAACCTATTATGAttcttaatgttatttatttttatttcatcaggAAAATGGGAGTCAGAGAAGCTGGGCAATTGCCTGACATCACGTGTGCTCTTTCCATCGTAACACACTGCCTCGGACGTCCTTCCGAATCTCACTAGCACCTTGGTTCTGCTCAGGATCCTCCCATCTCGTGCTCCAACACCTCACATGGCTCACTCCTCCTTTGGCATGCCTACCGACTGACACCACGTGTCTCGGATGACCTCAGGCTTTCCTGAAACACCGCACCTCTTATAAATTTGGGCAAATCCAA from Prionailurus viverrinus isolate Anna chromosome D3, UM_Priviv_1.0, whole genome shotgun sequence includes the following:
- the SERPINB7 gene encoding serpin B7 encodes the protein METLLGEKSPSDFCIEESRSFSPCCPWSSWINGAAHRSAMASLAAANAEFCINLFKEMDNSQGNGNVFFSSLSIFTALALVRLGARGDCASQIDKILHFHRVSGWGNSSNTQPGLQSQLKRVLSDINTSHRDYELSIANGLFAEKVFDFHKNYIECAEKLYNARVERVDFTNDVEDTRYKINKWIENETHGKIKNIFQEGSISSSAVMVLVNAVYFKGKWESAFSKNETLNCRFRSPKCPGKAITMMHQERKFNLSVIRDPPMQVVELKYHGGISMYIMLPENDLSQIENKLTFRNLMQWTDPRKMSSQYVEVFLPRFKIEKNYEIKHHLRALGLKDIFDESRADLSGVAAGGRLYVSKMMHKSYIEVAEEGTEAAAATGNNIVEKQLPESRVFRADHPFLFVIRKDDIILFSGKVSCP